One Tenebrio molitor chromosome 2, icTenMoli1.1, whole genome shotgun sequence genomic region harbors:
- the Mocs2B gene encoding MAP3K12-binding inhibitory protein 1 translates to MDILDGQMVKSPPAPYPPKLKKFKLDFEQKVEVPNVSPHLIQIKASNADLNKRIENFVERKRNEINTNNIREFCTGDCTSEFTCARVDAVLQKRKDSKGHLQVSRVLNTYHRDQTSADYLTKYIPPNGIDERLQNLEIQLSLTTPVPKNIYARLKRLEDRMLYLESVSPEYINFWDKTHLPNKFVKKKVFSVPEIDALIADLERKTCEDKKN, encoded by the exons ATGGACATTTTAGATGGACAAATGGTGAAGTCCCCACCAG CTCCTTATCCtccaaaactgaaaaaattcaaattggattttgaacaaaaagtAGAAGTTCCGAACGTTTCACCCCACTTAATCCAGATAAAAGCATCAAATGCAGATCTAAACAAGAGAATTGAGAACTTTGTGGAGAGGAAGAGAAATGAAATCAATACTAACAATATAAGAGAATTTTGTACTGGCGATTGCACTTCTGAATTTACCTGTGCCAGAGTGGATGCAGTTTTGCAGAAAAGAAAAGATTCAAAAGGACATTTGCAAG TAAGTCGAGTGCTCAACACATACCACCGCGATCAGACAAGCGCCgattatttaacaaaatataTCCCACCAAATGGTATTGATGAAAGACTGCAGAATCTAGAAATACAACTGAGTTTAACCACACCAGTTCCTAAAAATATTTACGCTCGACTAAAAAGATTGGAAGATAGGATGCTATATTTGGAGTCAGTTTCACCAGAATATATAAATTTTTGG GATAAAACTCATTTgccaaataaatttgtcaaaaagaaAGTGTTCAGTGTGCCAGAAATAGATGCTCTTATTGCTGATCTTGAAAGGAAAACCTGTGAAGATAAAAAGAATTGA
- the LOC138124197 gene encoding JNK1/MAPK8-associated membrane protein, with protein sequence MHSCPGWYCGKQYFSDGSLSDCGSCPRGFRRNDTSYICEPCTDSPAFYDWLYLGFMVLLVLVLHWFFIDMVSMRRSFKKDVLMLHFTAFMEVLISGLLSLLFTEPFGKFAVQSCRVRTLSDWYTLLHNPSPNYDQRVHCTQEAVYPLYTLVFIFYALTLLIMLLIRPWVCREYLPRQSKMSIYAAMYYIPILVVTHALIGGLLYYAFPILVVILSVISCAYHFALKINQSISSLIITTVVDPRNVVILVGHWCLHAYGLISITQLADPTLHSLLLLLVPLPALFYIFTAKFTDPTIFT encoded by the exons ATGCATTCTTGTCCCGGATGGTACTGTGGCAAGCAGTATTTCTCAGATGGTAGCTTGAGCGATTGCGGCTCTTGCCCGAGAGGTTTTCGCCGCAACGACACCAGTTACATCTGTGAACCATGCACTGACTCTCCAGCCTTCTACGACTGGTTGTATCTAGGTTTCATGGTTTTGCTAGTCCTCGTCCTGCACTGGTTCTTCATAGACATGGTTTCAATGAGGAGAAG ttttaagAAAGATGTTTTGATGTTACACTTCACAGCATTTATGGAAGTTTTAATATCAGGACTGTtgtcattattatttactGAACCATTTGGTAAATTTGCAGTGCAGAGTTGTAGAGTGAGAACTTTGTCTGATTGGTACACATTACTCCATAATCCATCTCCCAATTATGACCAGAGAGTCCATTGCACACAGGAAGCAGTTTATCCATT GTATACTTTGGTCTTCATATTTTATGCATTAACTTTACTTATAATGCTATTAATCAGGCCTTGGGTCTGTCGAGAGTATCTTCCAAGACAGAGTAAAATGTCTATATATGCTGCAATGTATTATATACCTATCTTAGTTGTCACCCATGCCTTAATTGGAGGATTGTTAT ATTACGCGTTTCCAATTTTAGTGGTAATATTATCAGTAATATCATGTGCATACCATTTTGCTCTCAAGATTAATCAGTCAATATCTTCACTGATTATAACAACAGTTGTGGATCCGAGAAATGTTGTCATTCTGGTGGGGCACTGGTGTCTCCACGCGTATGGGCTGATTTCTATCACTCAACTTGCAGATCCAACACTTCATTCTTTGTTGTTGCTGCTGGTACCATTGCCAGCtctgttttacatttttacagcTAAATTTACTGATCCAACAATTTTTACTTGA